In one window of Ruminococcus hominis DNA:
- the rimP gene encoding ribosome maturation factor RimP, giving the protein MSRREQYEQQTEELLEPIVTGHGFELVDVEYVKEAGTWYLRAYIDKPGGITVDDCEVVSRQFSDILDEKDYIEDAYIFEVSSPGLGRPLKKEKDFKRSMGEEVEIRTYRAIDRQKEFTGILKAYDNDTVTIAYEDDTEQIFNKSDIALIRLALDF; this is encoded by the coding sequence GTGTCAAGAAGAGAACAATACGAACAACAGACAGAAGAACTTTTAGAACCAATCGTTACCGGACATGGATTTGAACTGGTGGATGTGGAATATGTAAAGGAAGCGGGAACCTGGTATCTGCGAGCTTATATTGATAAGCCAGGTGGAATCACAGTGGATGATTGTGAGGTTGTAAGCCGTCAGTTTTCGGATATTCTGGATGAGAAAGACTATATTGAAGATGCTTATATTTTTGAAGTGAGTTCTCCGGGACTTGGTCGTCCGTTGAAAAAGGAGAAAGATTTTAAGAGAAGCATGGGAGAGGAAGTTGAGATTCGTACATATCGGGCAATTGACCGTCAGAAGGAATTTACCGGTATTCTGAAAGCATATGATAATGATACCGTAACAATTGCTTACGAAGATGACACGGAGCAGATATTTAATAAAAGTGATATCGCTTTGATCCGTCTTGCTCTGGATTTTTAA
- the nusA gene encoding transcription termination factor NusA yields the protein MNTELLEALTILEEEKNISKDTMMDAIENSLISACKNHFGTSDNIKIIMNRETCDYSVYAEKEVVEEVFDPAIEISLEDAEKLDSSLHIGDIAQIPVESKSFGRIATQNAKNLILQKIREEERKVVFDQYFAKEKDIVTGIVQRYVGKNISINLGKADAMLTENEQVKGEKFEPTERIKLYIVEVKNTTKGPKILVSRTHPELVKRLFEAEVAEVKDGTVEIKSIAREAGSRTKMAVWSNDENVDPVGACVGMNGARVNAVVNELRGEKIDIINWSDNPALLIENALSPAKVISVMADPDEKTASVIVPDYQLSLAIGKEGQNARLAARLTGYKIDIKSETQAIEAGELPEDYMDQMNNMEEDEEGYVGEYETDAEDADAQYDNTEDDVEEFEFVETEE from the coding sequence ATGAACACAGAATTACTGGAAGCCTTGACAATTTTGGAAGAAGAAAAAAATATCAGTAAAGATACTATGATGGATGCAATCGAAAATTCATTGATCAGCGCTTGTAAAAATCATTTTGGAACATCTGATAACATCAAAATTATTATGAATCGTGAAACATGTGATTATTCTGTATATGCAGAAAAAGAAGTTGTAGAGGAAGTATTTGATCCGGCAATCGAGATCAGTCTGGAAGATGCTGAAAAGCTGGATTCATCTTTGCACATTGGAGATATCGCTCAAATTCCTGTAGAATCAAAATCATTTGGACGTATCGCAACACAGAATGCAAAGAACCTGATTTTGCAGAAAATCAGAGAAGAGGAACGAAAAGTAGTATTTGATCAGTATTTTGCAAAAGAAAAAGATATCGTAACAGGTATTGTTCAGCGTTATGTAGGCAAGAATATCAGCATCAACCTTGGTAAAGCAGATGCGATGCTGACAGAGAACGAACAGGTAAAAGGCGAAAAGTTTGAGCCAACAGAGAGAATTAAACTCTATATTGTAGAGGTTAAGAATACAACAAAGGGACCGAAGATCCTTGTGTCAAGAACACATCCGGAACTTGTAAAACGTTTGTTTGAAGCAGAAGTTGCAGAAGTAAAAGACGGAACAGTAGAGATTAAGAGTATTGCACGTGAGGCAGGTTCTCGTACAAAGATGGCAGTATGGTCTAATGATGAGAATGTGGATCCTGTAGGAGCATGTGTCGGAATGAATGGAGCACGTGTGAATGCTGTTGTAAATGAACTTCGTGGAGAAAAAATTGATATTATTAACTGGAGTGATAATCCGGCATTATTAATTGAAAATGCTTTGAGTCCTGCAAAGGTTATTTCGGTTATGGCTGACCCGGATGAGAAAACAGCAAGCGTGATTGTACCAGATTACCAGCTTTCACTTGCAATTGGTAAAGAAGGACAGAATGCAAGACTTGCAGCTCGTCTTACAGGATATAAGATTGATATTAAGAGTGAAACACAGGCAATCGAAGCAGGAGAACTTCCAGAAGATTACATGGATCAGATGAACAACATGGAAGAAGATGAAGAGGGATATGTAGGAGAGTACGAGACAGATGCAGAAGATGCAGATGCTCAGTATGATAATACAGAAGACGATGTAGAAGAATTCGAATTTGTAGAAACAGAAGAATAA
- the rnpM gene encoding RNase P modulator RnpM encodes MRKCVGCGEMKPKKELMRVLRTEENEFVLDTTGKKNGRGAYLCMSKDCFEKAVKSKGLERSFKQAIPTEVYDRLEKEMSELETR; translated from the coding sequence ATGCGAAAATGTGTTGGCTGCGGCGAAATGAAACCGAAGAAAGAATTGATGCGTGTTTTAAGAACAGAAGAGAATGAATTTGTTCTGGATACAACAGGCAAGAAGAATGGACGTGGCGCATATCTGTGCATGTCAAAAGATTGTTTTGAAAAGGCAGTAAAGAGTAAAGGGCTTGAGAGGTCTTTCAAACAGGCAATTCCGACAGAGGTGTACGATCGTCTGGAAAAGGAGATGAGTGAACTTGAAACCAGATAA
- a CDS encoding L7Ae/L30e/S12e/Gadd45 family ribosomal protein has translation MKPDKILSLIGLATKAGRCVSGEFMTERETKCGRATLVIVAEDSSDNTKKKFRDMCEFYKVPIYFYGDKDTLGHAMGKEFRASLAILDEGFAKGIQKQFETVNE, from the coding sequence TTGAAACCAGATAAGATATTGTCTCTGATAGGACTTGCAACAAAGGCAGGAAGATGCGTGAGTGGAGAATTTATGACAGAACGAGAAACAAAGTGTGGTCGTGCCACACTTGTGATCGTAGCAGAAGATTCATCTGATAATACAAAAAAGAAGTTTCGGGACATGTGTGAATTTTATAAGGTTCCAATTTATTTTTACGGAGATAAAGATACCTTAGGGCATGCAATGGGAAAAGAATTCCGTGCATCTCTGGCAATATTGGATGAAGGATTTGCAAAGGGAATTCAAAAACAATTTGAAACAGTCAACGAGTAA
- the infB gene encoding translation initiation factor IF-2: MTKLRVHELAKELGMDNKELLDILAKKKVEVKSHMSTLEEQVTDTIRSEYAKKKAENTEDGAPKKKTIVQVFRPQNSKSGKMQNGNRQGQRPQNGNRQGQRPQNENRTAKPANQGQNTQGVAAAKPQSNGVNGSRPQNAEQGQRRNDRPQGGRFNNNDRNDRNDRGGRFNNNDRNDRNDRGGRFNNNDRNDRNDRGGRFNNNDRNDRNDRGGRFNNNDRNDRNDRNDRGNSRPQGRQGQGRREDRDSIPAPMVEQQKTQRNKAKDKEKDYKKKELRDGEFENKGKKGKKQKQVAEAKKPQKPQPKPVEVEEEIKQITIPEVLTIQELADKMKIVPSVIIKKLFMQGKIVTVNQEIDYETAEEIAMEFDVLCEKEVVVDVIEELLKEDEEDEADMVKRPPVVCVMGHVDHGKTSLLDAIRHSNVIDREAGGITQHIGASVVEVDGEKITFLDTPGHEAFTAMRMRGASSTDIAILVVAADDGVMPQTVEAINHAKAAGIEIIVAINKIDKPSANVERVKQELTEYELIPEDWGGSTIFVPVSAHTKEGIKELLEMVLLTAEVMELKANPNRAARGLVIEAQLDKGKGSVATVLVQKGTLHVGDAIAAGSAHGKVRAMMDDKGRRVKEAGPSQPVEILGLNDVPNAGEVFVGCETEKAARNFAETFIAQNKAKLLEETKSKMSLDDLFTQIQEGNLKELNIVVKADVQGSVEAMKQSLLKLSNDEVVIKIIHGGVGAINESDVTLASASNAIIIGFNVRPDATAKDIAEREGVDLRLYRVIYSAIEDVEAAMKGMLDPVFEEKVLGHAEVRQTFKASGVGTIAGSYVQDGIFERNCSVRLTRDGIVIFDGPLASLKRFKDDVKEVKAGYECGFVFENYNDIKEGDLVEAYKMVEVERK, encoded by the coding sequence ATGACAAAATTGAGAGTACATGAGTTAGCAAAAGAGTTGGGAATGGACAACAAAGAGTTATTAGATATTCTTGCAAAGAAAAAAGTGGAAGTGAAAAGCCATATGAGTACTTTGGAAGAGCAGGTTACAGATACAATCCGTAGCGAGTATGCAAAGAAAAAAGCTGAGAATACAGAGGACGGAGCTCCGAAAAAGAAAACAATCGTACAGGTATTTCGTCCACAGAATTCTAAGAGTGGAAAAATGCAGAATGGAAATCGTCAGGGACAGCGTCCACAGAATGGAAACCGCCAGGGACAGCGCCCACAGAATGAAAACAGAACTGCAAAACCTGCAAATCAGGGTCAGAATACACAGGGAGTGGCAGCAGCAAAACCACAGTCAAACGGCGTAAACGGATCACGTCCACAGAATGCGGAACAGGGTCAGAGAAGAAATGACAGGCCTCAAGGCGGACGCTTTAACAATAATGACAGAAACGATAGAAATGATCGTGGCGGACGCTTTAATAACAATGACAGAAACGATAGAAACGATCGTGGCGGACGCTTTAATAATAATGACAGAAACGATAGAAATGATCGTGGCGGACGCTTTAACAATAATGACAGAAACGATAGAAATGATCGTGGCGGACGCTTTAATAATAATGACAGAAATGATAGAAACGACAGAAATGACAGAGGTAATTCACGTCCACAGGGAAGACAGGGACAGGGACGCAGAGAAGATCGTGATTCTATTCCGGCACCAATGGTAGAACAGCAGAAAACTCAGAGAAATAAAGCAAAAGACAAAGAGAAAGATTACAAGAAGAAAGAGCTTCGTGACGGAGAGTTTGAGAATAAAGGCAAAAAAGGTAAAAAGCAGAAACAGGTAGCTGAAGCGAAAAAACCTCAGAAACCACAGCCGAAGCCGGTTGAGGTGGAAGAAGAAATTAAACAGATTACAATTCCTGAAGTTCTTACAATCCAGGAACTTGCTGATAAGATGAAGATTGTTCCATCTGTAATTATTAAAAAGTTGTTTATGCAGGGCAAGATTGTAACAGTAAACCAGGAAATTGATTATGAGACAGCAGAAGAAATCGCAATGGAATTCGATGTTCTTTGTGAGAAAGAAGTAGTTGTCGATGTGATTGAAGAACTTTTGAAAGAAGACGAAGAGGATGAAGCAGATATGGTGAAACGTCCTCCTGTTGTCTGTGTTATGGGTCACGTTGACCATGGTAAAACATCATTGCTTGACGCAATCCGTCATTCGAATGTGATCGATCGTGAGGCAGGTGGTATTACACAGCATATTGGTGCATCTGTTGTAGAAGTTGATGGAGAAAAAATTACATTTCTGGATACACCTGGACATGAAGCATTTACAGCTATGCGTATGCGTGGTGCAAGTTCTACAGACATCGCAATCCTTGTAGTAGCCGCAGATGATGGTGTTATGCCACAGACAGTAGAGGCTATCAACCATGCAAAGGCTGCCGGAATTGAAATTATTGTTGCAATCAACAAGATTGATAAACCAAGTGCTAATGTGGAACGTGTAAAACAGGAATTGACAGAGTATGAATTGATTCCGGAAGACTGGGGCGGAAGTACAATTTTTGTACCAGTATCAGCACATACAAAAGAAGGAATCAAAGAATTACTTGAGATGGTTCTTTTAACAGCAGAAGTTATGGAGTTAAAAGCAAATCCAAATCGTGCAGCAAGAGGTCTTGTTATTGAAGCTCAGTTGGATAAAGGAAAAGGATCTGTTGCAACTGTACTTGTGCAGAAAGGTACTCTGCATGTTGGAGATGCAATCGCAGCTGGTTCTGCACATGGTAAAGTACGTGCAATGATGGACGATAAAGGTCGTCGCGTGAAAGAAGCAGGACCTTCACAGCCAGTTGAGATTCTTGGTCTTAATGACGTGCCAAATGCCGGAGAAGTATTTGTGGGATGTGAAACAGAAAAAGCTGCAAGAAACTTTGCTGAGACATTTATTGCACAGAATAAAGCAAAGCTTTTGGAAGAAACAAAAAGTAAGATGTCTTTGGATGATCTGTTCACACAGATTCAGGAAGGCAATTTGAAAGAATTGAACATTGTTGTAAAAGCTGATGTTCAGGGTTCTGTAGAGGCAATGAAACAGAGCTTACTTAAGCTTTCTAATGATGAAGTAGTGATTAAGATTATCCATGGTGGTGTTGGCGCGATCAATGAATCAGATGTAACATTGGCATCTGCATCGAATGCAATTATTATCGGATTTAACGTTCGTCCGGATGCAACAGCAAAAGACATTGCAGAGCGTGAAGGTGTTGACTTGAGATTGTATCGTGTTATTTATAGTGCGATTGAAGATGTGGAAGCAGCTATGAAAGGTATGCTTGATCCAGTATTTGAAGAAAAAGTACTTGGTCACGCAGAAGTGCGTCAGACATTTAAAGCATCCGGTGTTGGTACAATTGCAGGTTCTTATGTACAGGATGGTATCTTCGAGCGTAACTGTTCAGTGCGTCTGACTCGTGATGGTATTGTAATCTTTGATGGACCTCTTGCATCACTGAAACGTTTTAAAGATGATGTAAAAGAAGTAAAAGCCGGATATGAGTGTGGATTTGTATTTGAAAATTACAATGACATTAAAGAGGGTGACCTTGTAGAAGCATACAAGATGGTTGAAGTAGAAAGAAAATAA
- the rbfA gene encoding 30S ribosome-binding factor RbfA: MRKNSIKNTRVNAEVHHELSNILRGGIKDPRVAPMTSVVAVEVAPDLKTCKAYISVLGDKKAQEDTLKGLQSAEGYIRRELARTINMRNTPEITFILDQSIEYGVNMSKMIDDLTKKGEE; this comes from the coding sequence ATGAGAAAGAACAGTATAAAAAATACAAGAGTGAATGCAGAAGTTCATCATGAGTTAAGTAATATACTGCGTGGCGGGATTAAAGATCCACGAGTTGCACCGATGACATCCGTTGTAGCGGTTGAAGTAGCTCCGGATTTAAAGACCTGCAAGGCGTATATCAGCGTGCTGGGAGATAAAAAAGCTCAGGAAGATACGTTGAAAGGCTTGCAGAGTGCAGAAGGATATATCCGTCGTGAGCTTGCAAGAACAATCAATATGAGAAATACTCCGGAAATTACATTTATTTTAGACCAGTCCATTGAATATGGAGTAAACATGAGTAAGATGATAGATGATTTGACAAAAAAAGGTGAGGAATAA
- a CDS encoding DHH family phosphoesterase, translating to MSIVLSEILAEKQTVALGGHIRPDGDCVGSVMGLYLYLQEEYPKLQVDVYLENLADCFLFVQDTNKIHSEIDDSKVYDLFICMDCGDKERLGFSAPLFENAKMTACIDHHVSNEAFADYNEIIPDASSTSELVYRLIDKDKISLHCAEALYMGIAHDTGVFQYSCTAPETMEAAAELLRKGVNGSDIIDKTFYEKTYVQNQILGKALLESMMVLDKKCIFSYVSKRDMEFFDAVPSDLEGIVSQLRYTTGIEVAIFMYETGYQEYKVSLRSKDAVDVSKIAKYFGGGGHVKAAGCTMKGTVHDVVNNLMKEIDIQLKAIGAKE from the coding sequence ATGAGTATTGTTTTATCTGAAATTTTAGCAGAAAAGCAGACGGTTGCTCTCGGGGGACATATACGTCCGGATGGAGATTGTGTCGGTTCTGTAATGGGACTATATCTTTATTTGCAGGAAGAATATCCTAAGCTGCAGGTTGATGTATATCTGGAAAATTTAGCAGATTGTTTTCTTTTTGTTCAGGATACAAATAAAATTCATAGTGAAATTGATGATTCAAAGGTTTATGATCTTTTTATTTGTATGGATTGCGGAGATAAAGAACGATTAGGGTTTTCTGCACCACTTTTTGAGAATGCAAAGATGACGGCATGTATCGATCATCATGTGAGCAATGAGGCGTTTGCAGATTATAATGAGATAATTCCGGATGCAAGCTCGACATCAGAATTAGTTTATCGATTGATAGACAAAGATAAAATCAGTTTGCATTGCGCGGAAGCACTTTATATGGGAATTGCCCATGATACTGGAGTGTTCCAATATTCCTGTACAGCACCGGAAACAATGGAGGCTGCGGCAGAATTGCTCCGTAAGGGTGTAAATGGAAGTGATATTATCGATAAGACATTTTATGAAAAGACATATGTACAAAATCAAATCCTCGGGAAAGCATTGCTTGAGAGTATGATGGTATTAGACAAGAAATGTATTTTTTCTTATGTATCAAAAAGAGATATGGAATTTTTTGATGCAGTGCCATCGGATTTAGAAGGAATTGTAAGTCAGCTTCGGTACACCACAGGGATAGAAGTCGCAATTTTTATGTATGAGACAGGATATCAGGAATATAAGGTGAGTCTTCGCTCAAAAGATGCTGTTGATGTTAGTAAAATCGCAAAATACTTTGGCGGTGGCGGACATGTTAAAGCTGCAGGTTGTACGATGAAAGGTACAGTGCATGATGTGGTAAATAATCTTATGAAAGAAATTGATATACAGTTAAAAGCAATTGGCGCAAAGGAATAG
- the truB gene encoding tRNA pseudouridine(55) synthase TruB has product MINGILNIYKEKGYTSHDVVAKLRGIVGQKKIGHTGTLDPDAEGVLPVCLGRATKLCDMLTDKNKTYETILLLGKTTDTQDISGEVLKMGDTSALTEEQVKNCICGYIGEYDQLPPMYSALKVNGKKLYELAREGKEVERKTRKVQILDIQIKEVKLPRVRMEVSCSKGTYIRTLCHDIGEELGCGGCMEQLLRTRVSCFNLKDSLKLDEVRAYREQERLAEILIPIDEMFSDKKAAIVMKKFEALAYNGNELKMSMIKLKEEPKATEFVEGEQIRLYDQAQHFIGIFVYHENERKFVVEKMFLDQEELKK; this is encoded by the coding sequence ATGATAAACGGAATTCTGAATATATACAAAGAAAAAGGCTATACATCCCATGATGTAGTAGCAAAGCTTAGAGGAATCGTAGGACAAAAAAAGATTGGGCATACAGGAACACTTGATCCGGATGCAGAAGGTGTATTGCCGGTGTGTCTTGGTAGAGCAACAAAGCTTTGTGATATGCTGACTGACAAAAATAAGACATACGAGACAATACTGCTTTTGGGAAAGACAACGGATACACAGGATATTTCAGGAGAAGTGTTAAAAATGGGAGACACATCCGCACTGACAGAAGAACAAGTGAAAAATTGCATTTGTGGATATATCGGTGAGTATGATCAGCTTCCACCAATGTATTCGGCCTTGAAGGTGAATGGAAAAAAATTATATGAATTGGCTCGTGAAGGGAAAGAAGTAGAACGAAAAACAAGAAAAGTTCAGATTTTAGATATTCAAATTAAGGAAGTAAAATTACCGCGTGTAAGGATGGAAGTGAGTTGCTCGAAAGGAACTTATATAAGGACGCTTTGTCATGATATAGGCGAAGAGTTGGGCTGCGGTGGTTGTATGGAACAACTCCTTCGCACACGTGTGAGTTGTTTTAACTTAAAAGATAGTTTGAAACTTGATGAAGTCAGAGCATATCGCGAACAAGAAAGGCTTGCAGAAATATTGATTCCAATTGATGAGATGTTTTCGGATAAAAAAGCAGCTATTGTAATGAAAAAGTTTGAAGCACTTGCATACAATGGAAATGAATTGAAAATGTCTATGATAAAATTAAAAGAAGAACCAAAGGCAACAGAATTTGTTGAAGGGGAACAAATAAGATTATATGATCAGGCACAACATTTCATCGGCATTTTTGTTTATCATGAAAATGAACGAAAATTCGTGGTAGAGAAGATGTTTTTGGATCAGGAGGAATTAAAAAAGTAG
- a CDS encoding bifunctional riboflavin kinase/FAD synthetase, whose product MQYITDINAYQSEKKSAVTLGKFDCLHRGHQKLIGRVKELASEEIQSVVCAFDMGRNSLLTKEERKERLEQEVDCFIACPFTKEIREMEAEQFILQILAEKFHAAVVVVGEDFQFGHEKRGDVVMLEKYAAQCGYQLDVIKKEMYEGREISSTYVREALAEGNVTLANNLLGYLYGTEGVVEYGHQLGRTLGFPTMNITWDEHKIAPKFGVYACEIEIDGARYYGIGNVGIKPTVENEPHLLTEVYVFDYSGDTYGKYVKVWFHEFERPETKFASIDELKARVDKDILYGKNFFTK is encoded by the coding sequence ATGCAATATATAACAGACATAAATGCATATCAAAGCGAAAAAAAATCTGCAGTAACTTTGGGAAAGTTTGATTGCCTTCATCGTGGACATCAAAAGTTGATCGGACGTGTCAAGGAGTTGGCATCCGAAGAAATTCAAAGTGTAGTGTGTGCATTTGATATGGGAAGAAATTCTTTACTCACCAAAGAGGAGAGAAAAGAACGACTGGAACAAGAAGTGGATTGCTTTATCGCATGTCCGTTTACAAAAGAAATCCGAGAAATGGAAGCAGAACAGTTTATCTTGCAGATTCTTGCTGAAAAATTTCATGCAGCAGTAGTTGTTGTCGGAGAAGATTTTCAGTTTGGACATGAGAAACGTGGCGATGTGGTAATGCTGGAAAAATATGCAGCGCAATGTGGATATCAGCTGGATGTAATCAAAAAAGAAATGTATGAGGGCAGGGAAATCAGTAGCACTTATGTAAGAGAAGCACTTGCAGAAGGAAATGTGACGTTAGCCAATAATCTTCTTGGATATTTATACGGAACCGAGGGTGTTGTGGAATACGGACACCAGTTGGGGAGAACATTGGGATTTCCCACAATGAATATTACATGGGACGAGCATAAGATCGCACCGAAGTTCGGCGTGTATGCATGCGAGATTGAAATTGACGGTGCGAGATATTATGGAATTGGGAATGTAGGGATTAAACCGACAGTGGAAAATGAACCGCATTTGTTGACGGAAGTGTATGTGTTTGATTATTCTGGAGATACTTATGGAAAATATGTAAAGGTATGGTTTCATGAGTTTGAACGGCCAGAGACAAAGTTTGCATCGATTGATGAATTGAAAGCACGCGTAGATAAAGATATTTTGTATGGGAAAAACTTCTTTACAAAATAA
- the rpsO gene encoding 30S ribosomal protein S15: MISKEKKQAIIAEYGRCEGDTGSPEVQVAILTARINELTDHFKANPKDHHSRRGLLKMVGQRRGLLAYLKKIDIERYRALIEKLGLRK; encoded by the coding sequence ATGATTTCTAAAGAAAAGAAACAGGCAATTATTGCAGAATATGGAAGATGCGAAGGAGATACAGGATCTCCGGAAGTACAGGTAGCTATCTTGACAGCAAGAATCAACGAGCTGACAGATCACTTCAAAGCTAATCCAAAAGATCACCACTCAAGAAGAGGTCTTTTGAAAATGGTTGGACAGAGAAGAGGACTTCTTGCATACTTAAAGAAAATTGATATCGAAAGATATCGTGCTTTGATTGAGAAACTTGGATTAAGAAAATAA
- a CDS encoding polyribonucleotide nucleotidyltransferase, producing MYKKFEMELAGRTLRVDVDRVAKQANGAVLMHYGDTTVLCTATASEKPRDGIDFFPLSVEYNERMYAVGKIPGGFNKREGKASENAILTCRVIDRPMRPLFPKDYRNDVTLENLVMSVDQDCSPELTAMLGAAIATSISDIPFDGPISTTQVGLVDGEFVFNPTAAQKAVSDLALTVASTKEKVIMIEAGANEVPEDKMIEAIFAAHEMNQKVIAFIDTIVAECGKEKHAYESCAVPEELFTAIKEIVPPAEMEDAVFTDDKQTREENIRVITEKLEEAFAENEEWLAVLGEAVYQYQKKTVRKMILKDHKRPDGRAIDQIRPLAAEVDLIPRVHGSAMFTRGQTQICTLTTLAPLSEAQKLDGLDEAETTKRYMHHYNFPSYSVGETKPSRGPGRREIGHGALAERALVPVLPSESEFPYAIRTVSETFESNGSTSQASICASSMSLMTAGVPIKAAVAGISAGLVTGETDDDYLVLTDIQGLEDFFGDMDFKVAGTHKGITAIQMDIKIHGLTRAIIEEAIAATKKARTYILDEVMNKAIAQPREEVGTYAPKIMQMQIDPQKIGDVVGQRGKTINAIIEQTGVKIDITDEGAVSICGTDKEKMEEAAKMIHIIVTDYEAGQIFEGKVTSIKEFGAFVEFAPGKEGMVHISKISKERINKVEDVLNIGDVVKVVCMGKDKMGRFSFSMRDVAE from the coding sequence ATGTATAAAAAGTTTGAAATGGAACTTGCCGGAAGAACTTTGAGAGTCGATGTAGATCGTGTTGCAAAACAGGCAAACGGAGCAGTTCTGATGCACTATGGAGATACGACTGTATTGTGTACAGCAACAGCTTCAGAGAAACCAAGAGATGGTATTGATTTCTTCCCATTAAGTGTTGAATATAACGAAAGAATGTATGCTGTGGGTAAGATTCCGGGTGGATTTAATAAACGAGAGGGAAAAGCATCTGAGAATGCAATTTTAACATGTCGTGTAATCGACCGTCCGATGCGTCCATTATTCCCAAAAGATTACAGAAATGATGTAACACTGGAGAATTTGGTTATGTCAGTGGATCAGGATTGTAGTCCTGAACTTACAGCAATGCTCGGAGCTGCGATCGCAACAAGCATTTCTGATATTCCATTTGATGGACCGATTTCTACAACACAGGTCGGTTTAGTTGATGGAGAATTTGTATTTAATCCAACAGCAGCACAGAAAGCTGTATCAGATCTTGCTCTTACAGTTGCATCTACAAAAGAGAAAGTAATCATGATCGAAGCGGGTGCAAATGAAGTGCCTGAAGATAAAATGATCGAGGCTATTTTTGCTGCACACGAGATGAACCAGAAAGTTATCGCATTTATTGATACAATCGTTGCAGAGTGCGGAAAAGAAAAACATGCATATGAGAGCTGTGCAGTTCCGGAAGAATTGTTTACTGCAATTAAAGAGATTGTTCCTCCGGCAGAGATGGAGGATGCGGTATTTACAGATGACAAACAGACAAGAGAAGAGAATATCCGTGTTATTACAGAAAAATTAGAAGAAGCATTTGCTGAGAATGAAGAATGGCTTGCGGTACTCGGAGAAGCTGTTTATCAGTACCAGAAGAAGACAGTTAGAAAGATGATCCTGAAAGATCATAAGCGTCCGGATGGACGTGCAATCGACCAGATTCGTCCACTGGCAGCAGAGGTAGATTTGATTCCTAGAGTACATGGTTCTGCAATGTTTACACGTGGACAGACACAGATCTGCACACTGACAACACTGGCACCATTGTCAGAAGCACAGAAATTAGATGGATTGGATGAAGCAGAGACTACAAAGAGATATATGCATCATTATAATTTCCCATCATATTCTGTAGGAGAGACAAAACCATCAAGAGGACCTGGACGTCGTGAGATTGGACACGGAGCATTGGCTGAGAGAGCGTTAGTGCCTGTATTGCCAAGCGAAAGCGAATTCCCATATGCAATCCGTACAGTCTCAGAAACATTTGAATCAAACGGTTCTACTTCACAGGCTAGTATTTGTGCATCTAGTATGTCATTGATGACAGCGGGTGTACCAATCAAGGCAGCAGTAGCCGGTATTTCAGCAGGTCTTGTAACTGGTGAGACAGATGATGATTATCTTGTACTGACAGATATTCAGGGATTAGAAGATTTCTTTGGAGATATGGATTTCAAGGTTGCCGGAACACACAAAGGTATCACAGCAATCCAGATGGATATTAAGATTCATGGTCTGACAAGAGCAATTATTGAGGAAGCAATCGCAGCTACTAAGAAAGCAAGAACTTACATTTTGGATGAAGTTATGAATAAAGCAATTGCGCAGCCAAGAGAAGAAGTAGGCACATATGCACCTAAGATTATGCAGATGCAGATTGATCCACAGAAGATTGGTGACGTAGTTGGACAGCGCGGAAAGACAATCAATGCAATCATTGAGCAGACAGGCGTGAAGATTGACATTACAGATGAAGGTGCTGTATCAATCTGTGGAACAGATAAAGAGAAGATGGAAGAAGCTGCAAAGATGATCCACATTATCGTAACAGATTACGAAGCAGGCCAGATTTTTGAAGGTAAAGTAACAAGCATCAAGGAATTTGGAGCATTTGTTGAATTCGCTCCTGGAAAAGAAGGAATGGTTCACATTTCCAAGATTTCGAAAGAGAGAATCAACAAAGTAGAAGATGTTCTTAATATCGGTGATGTTGTAAAAGTTGTTTGCATGGGCAAAGATAAGATGGGAAGATTCAGCTTCAGCATGCGAGATGTAGCAGAATAA